The sequence CGTTGTTCATGGTGTTGAGTCACGAAGTCATTCGCCTGCTTTTTCAACGCGGCCGGTTTGACGCCATCGCGACGGCGCGCACCTCCGAAGTTTTGATCTTCCTCATGATCGGCGCGTTTGCCTTTGCCGCGCAAACCATCGTGGTGCGCGGCTATTATGCCGTGCAGAACACGTTGTTTCCGACGATTGCCGGCACGCTGGCCGTGTTGACGAGTGTGCCGATCTATTGGCTCGGCATGAATCAAATGGGCATTCGCGGCGTGGCGCTGGCGATCTCGCTTTCCGCGATTCTGCAGAGCAGTTTGCTCTACTTCCTGTGGAACCGCCGCAGCAAAAATGCCGGGAGTCGATTCGTCTATCGCTTGTTTGCCAAGATGATTTTCTTGAGCGTGATTGTGGGCGTTGTGCTTTACCGTCTCAAACTTGCCCTCGCAAGCTATGTCGATGCAACGACTTTGGGAGGAAGCTTGCTGATGTGTTTGATTATCGGTGCAGTGTTCGTAGTGATGTTTGTTGCGAGCGGATTTGTTTTTCGGATTGAAGAAGTTAAGGGATTTGCACGGCGATTGCTTCGTCTCCTCGTAAGATGAAGCGCTGGCATAATCAAGACCAGGGCGAACGGGCGCGTTTTTAAACCAATGAAACGATTTCTAAAAATTATTCTCGGGCTGTTCGGCTTGCTTGTGCTGCTCTTGCTGGCAGCAGCCGCACTCACGCAAACGCAGCGTTTTCGCGATTGGCTGCGCGATGAGATTGTCGCAGCGGCGCGGGAAAAGATCAACGGCCGCCTGGCGCTGGGCAAGATCGAAGGCAATCTCATTTCACAATTCAGAATCACAAATTTAACCATCACCCGCGACGGCGAAACGGTTGTGCGCGTGCCGCGCCTTGAATTCGGTTTTTCGCCGCGGGAGTTGTGGGATCGCCGCGTGTTGATCAATCTGCTTCTCATTGAAAGCCCGGCCATTCATCTCCGCCAAAATCCCGACAGCAGTTGGAACGTGCAGAATTTAATTGTGACGGATACCACGGCAATTTGGCCGATTGTCTTGCCGAAAATCAGAATTCGCAACGCCGAGGTGACCCTCTCCCCGTTGGATACTGCGAGTTTTTTTTACCGGCGCGCGGTGCAAAATCTGAATGCCGAGTTGTTGGTGGAATATACCACGCCGCAAACCGTGCTTGATCTCCGCCGGCTCGCGTTTAATGTGACCAATTTTCCGTTAGCCGTTTCTGAAAGCAATGCACATGTCGTGCAAACGGCTGACGCTGTGCAAATTGACAAACTGCAAATCACGGTCGGCGGCTCCACCGTCACCGGCAATTTGCGGGTGCGGGATTTCAAGCAGCCGAGTTATCGCGTGCAGCTTGCCGCAACACCATTGCAACTGGATGATTGGCATGCCCTGGTTCCCCAGCTTTCAACCCAAGGCCCGTTGGAAGCAAGCCTGCTGTGCACGGGCAATTGGGATAGCGTGCTGGTTGATCTCGAACTCAAACACGAAGCGGGGGAGGGCCGTTTGCTCGCGTTTGCGCGCCGCGATTCGGGGCGCGTTGGCTACACGCTCGATGCGGATATTCGCCGCGCCGATCTGGCGAGATTACTGCCGGAGCGCGGGCCGCATTCGCATCTCAATCTGTCGTTGCGCGCGCAGGGCGATCGTTTGAGTCTTGACAGCTTGCAAGCAATGCTCCACCTCACAGCGGACTCCTCCCGCCTGG comes from Cytophagia bacterium CHB2 and encodes:
- a CDS encoding AsmA family protein, with protein sequence MKRFLKIILGLFGLLVLLLLAAAALTQTQRFRDWLRDEIVAAAREKINGRLALGKIEGNLISQFRITNLTITRDGETVVRVPRLEFGFSPRELWDRRVLINLLLIESPAIHLRQNPDSSWNVQNLIVTDTTAIWPIVLPKIRIRNAEVTLSPLDTASFFYRRAVQNLNAELLVEYTTPQTVLDLRRLAFNVTNFPLAVSESNAHVVQTADAVQIDKLQITVGGSTVTGNLRVRDFKQPSYRVQLAATPLQLDDWHALVPQLSTQGPLEASLLCTGNWDSVLVDLELKHEAGEGRLLAFARRDSGRVGYTLDADIRRADLARLLPERGPHSHLNLSLRAQGDRLSLDSLQAMLHLTADSSRLGNHALSNFVLEGAARNNDLQVDLQLQTPAGEISGAGRVRDLSGA